The nucleotide window TATCAAAGGATAAATGAATGGAGATCCTGTCTAGGATCAAACTGCAGCAAGGAGCTCCTTTGTTCTTTCTGTCCAAGGCTATTTATCATAGTGCAATGTGGTGGAAAATGGATTTTATCCCCTTGCATAACGTTGTCTCTGCTGTCCTGGCTTTCAAATTACTGTTAGGATAGCATTTGACTTGCAGGCTGCCTTGAATAACAAGTGGCACTCCGAGGAGTAATGAATTGTGCAAGAAAACTGTGAGAGCATGTTTGTgtaggagaaaggaagaaagaaaatgtgggaCAGATGCTGAAAAATGGCAGGAAGAGAAAGACCGCAGAAGTATGTGGGGTAATGCGGTTGTCTTGACATGTGTATAGGTGTCCTTACGAAATCTCTGGGAAGACACACGAGCCCCAGTCACTTCACTGTGTTTTATCATTAATTTTAGATGTTGAATTTACTTCTTAGGAAGTATTCCCAGACTTATAGTAAATCAGCAGTGACTTTCAGATTCAGTTTGCTTTGGAGTAGTGGAATTGAAAGGAATCCCACACTGTCCAGATGTACAAGCCCACTGAGGCCACAAACACCTTTGTTCTTCCCAATATCTTGAATGAATGGATAGCAACATACATCTTGTTCCCAAGTCTGTGTCAGATCTTGCAGCAAGAAGTGTAGAAGGGCAGGTCATAGCACAGGACCTGCCCTCATAGGTACCCCACCAAGAAGAATAATGTCCACAGTGTGAAGAGAAGTGAAACTCCCTCTACCTTCCTCAAGGAGAAGCAGGGTTCAAAAACTGTAGCAAGACATTGCAGTAACAGCTGAAGACATTGCTCCTTAGGCAAGTCTTGAAGAAAGCTGTCAGCTGTAAGATATATATAGGATATTGACATTGCTAGAACCTGAGCCAATGGTTTCATTTTGGTGATATGTCTGATCCCTAGTGCCAAGAAATAAATCCCTGGTGCTGAGAAACAAATTTAATAACTTGCCTTGCCACTCTTCAAATCACACCTCATCTTGGTGCCCTCATGTCATTCCTTCTCCTTGACTTTTGAGCAAGAACCCACTTATCGTTCTCAGGAATCTTTTTAGTATTCTGGGCAGACCGTGGAAAATACCATATCCAGCAGCTGTTTCATAAGCATTAGACTCCAACAGAAAGGTACTGTGTGGAGAGTTCAGTTAGTCCTTAGACCAGAATGGTCCTTAGAccattctgcagcacagctgcagagctgacGATGGAAGAGTATTGCAGTTCACCTGATGCACTGATTTTGTTATGTcgttgtggtggttttttttaatattcagtcAGCCCTACCTTCTTTTGGATGTAAGCCTAGCATTTCTCTGTACATTTAGAAATAAGGATTGGAGTGGCTTTGTAGCCCTGTATTGTGACAAACATAAAATCTAAGGTTGTCTCTTACTAAACTGCAgtcctctgttttattttgcaggagCATCCATCTCTTGGTCAGCTCTCTGAAAAATTGATTGACAATAACATCAATGTCATTTTTGCAGTTCAAGGAAGCCAGTTCCATTGGTATAAAGTAGGTTAGAAACCTGATTCCTTTTCTAAAtttgaaaacacagtattttattaaatatattgaaTGTGCAtcaattaatgtattttttttgtaggaTTTGTTACCTCTGTTGCCTGGTACTGTTGCGAGACAGATAGAATCACAAGCAGCAAATCTCAATGATTTGGTGGTAGAAGCTTATCAGGTATGATCAGAATGACTGTGCTGGATGCTGTCTTTgtacagggtttttttgtttgtttgttttgttttgttttgtttttttacttttcacagTCTAGAGCCTAAAGTTGGAATTTCCAGGCCTCTATCTAAAGTCCACGTTCCTACTTTTCTGAATGTCCAGGTTGGTGATGGCAGTATCCCTAAACAACTCTCAAATTCCCAGGCTGTTTGTGTCTCAAAATCAAAAGCTAATTTTATACTAAGTATGCTCTTTTTTATACAGTGTTTGATTCTTTGCCATGTTACATcaaaagaaatttctgtttcatttgtattttgggatCTCAGATCTTTGGTTACATACTAGATACTACTGCCTAGGCACCATACAAACTCAGAGCCAAAGGACACTACAAGATTTAGAGGATTTTACCTCACAGTTCttagaaaaaagggaaaaaagtggAAATTTACAAAAAGAATATTTCCACAAAGAATactgtggaaagcagcatttaCATTGCATAGGGCAGCATAATGTCTCAGGGTTTTAATACATTGCAGTAAAAAAAGTTTTGATAGGGATTTGAGAGAGAACAAAGGAAATGGCTCTGTGTGCTTCCATGTAAAGTTCTCAACTGGAAGTAGTAtgggaaaaagcattttcacaaaTGATTGCTGAGGAATGTCAGCTTTTAAGGGGAGACTGTCATCTTGATAGTGTGTGAAAGGGGGGATAAACAACTCTAAAATGAAGCATTGTAGTATACATTTGATCCTCTAGAGCAAAGGGAGCACATAGAGCAGGAGTAAAATAGGAGTAAAATAAGATAGTAGGCTAGATAGCTGAATGTTTTCCAGGTGTGCAAGTTGCATAAACATGCAAGGTtaagaaattagaaaattagTTATAAATCTGTACGCAAGGTATCAGTGTGCATCGCATTAATTTGGATTACTTGGagatgaaagaatgaaattgTCCATTATGCTAGGTTAACCATCTAAATGAGGCTCTTTGGTTGCTTTCAGCAAATTAGCTCTAATGAGAAGCCAAGTCCCATGTCTATTACTAGCAGTAGAGTGGGCTTGTCTGTGTTTTCACGCTGTCATATTGGGAAACATTGTGCAGACACCAAAGGCATTCAAAAGCTGAGGAAGTATAATCAAATTGCAGATAAATTCTCCCTGGTATTagattttctcttctaaaatcAAGAAATCTCATTTTGAATATAGATATTTGTAGGAAATAGTGAAATACTATTTTGTGAATAGtgaaatagtgaaaaaaaaaaagtaataatttgcAGATCATGGTTCTGATTGCCACTTTTACACCATCCACTCTTAATTGTATCCAGGTTTTTATAGGATAATCCAGGGCAAGCattcaaagagagaaaataaaaatttacaaaataatcCTTTCCGTTAAATTGAAGATTCTATGGGACTTTCCTTCTCCAGCCACGCCCAGTTCATTCTTGCTCTATTTTCTGGACAGTATCATCCTTCCTCTCTTAAATCACACTGGATTTGGTACTTCTGAATACTTTTGTCATGTTTTTAGTTTCTAGTAAGATGCAAACAACACAGTGAACAGTGTTTTGAATGTTTTGCCTCTGGGATCGCATAAGTATTTACATAAGAAAATTTAGTTTTGATGTCTGATGGTAGTGGGCCTCTTGTATTCTTTTTCTAAGCAGGGAAGCCTTAGGCTTAGTTGTGGAAAACCTTGTCTGGAAATCCCTAAAAAGTCAATGATGAGTCACTAATTTTGAAAAAGTTACTTAGCTAAACATGTGTTCAGATTCATAcaattaaattttcatttgtaacaCTAATGTCCcacaaaactaattttaaaaatagtaagatGCAAGGAATTTCACTATTTGCATGGAAATTTAATATTCTCTTGGTGCAATAAATGTTTACAGAGTTTTAATATGTTTGCAAAAGGCAAAGaagtaatatttcttttgtaattacTAAATAGTATTTATGAGGACATGGAAAATACTGGTTACAAAGCAGGCCTTTTACTTACTTTGCATTGTCAAAAGCTCACTTGGGAATTAACAGATTGTTGATTTATATAGTCCTATCTGACCCAAATAAATCAGGAAGGGTAATCTCAGTACCCTTTATATCACCCTAAGATCTGCTCAGGGGAAACTTTTCCAAGACAGATGCAAAATATCACAAGTTTAAAGCATCGATTCGATTAGTAACCTTTTCTGCTGAATAAGAATAGTAGtatgcatgttttctgtttttatttcaagtgtGCAGCTAAAAGACAACATAGTCTCTCAGATAATAAGCAGTTTTTGTTACACATAGTTGTTAGAACAGATTTTCAAATTGCCAAAAATGCAGCCTCAAAACcatttttgaaaagctgaaaacatttttatctggAAAATGTAATCCACTTTATCAGAGCTACCAGTTCATTGATTGTGTATTTTTGGAACGTAATTGGTTCTTTATATGGGAAACAATGCTTTAATTCATTCCTTTATTCACACAGAcaagctttcttcatttttagtCAGTCGTTGTAGCAGTACTTGGTATTAGTCATTAATGCACATTATATGTGGGAATGCAATGCAACTATAAGTTATTTTCTGGTTACAGAAACTAATCTCTGAAGTGAAAATACAAGTGGATAACCAGATCCAGGATCTTAATTTCAATATCACTGCAATCTGTCCTGATGGAAGCAAAAAAACTGGCATGGAAGGATGTAAAAACGTTGGATATAATGAAGAAGTATGTTGGTAGTTTTCATTCTTCAAGGAACTGgaatacttatttttctgtttggttgaGTTTCAATGGTGTGAAATCTTCTAGGGATTTACTCAAACTGAAACTGCACTTTAGTGATTAATGATCACAAACTCtctattattctgtgttttttttttcccaatcttGTTTTAATTCTCACTAATCTCGTGGGACTCAGGCTCAAAGCTTTTCCTGAAAGCTAATGTCCATTAAAACTGTTCTCCTTTGTCCTTCGATGGTCACAATGGCCATGTTCATTGTGATGAAATTTGTACTTAAAGAGGTTGAAAGATAATCACTCAGTGCAAAAAGAATCGTTGGAATTTGTGCTGCTTGGATCTGTTCAAGACACcacctttctctctccttgctCCAGTAGCCTTTGTGCACATTCAGAGTCATGGGTAATTGGTTTATCTTATAAatcaaattaataaaatgattAATTCCCATTTGGATCAGTACCATGTACTGAATGAATTGGATTATAAAACTGGAGCATCATGCACCATGAAAATGTGTGGGAAGATGTCTGGCTAATATAAAAGACGTGGTTTTCTTCCCAGAACAACTTTTCTGTGTGTTGATATATTTATTTGATTGCTTGGATCAGTAGAGTAATTCCTGTAGTTTGCCAGGAAGAGGTCTGTGTTTCTGGAGAGCAGGGTCAAGGAGTTCTTTCCTTGTGGTGTACACACAGATCAGTTGATGGGATTTGATTGTGTTTGTGCATAGAAGTGGCAAAACGATAGATTAAATGTGTGAATTTTAAATATGttcatttaaatgtattttattctcttctctATTTTGTCTGCACGATTTGCAGCTGATTAACTGCTACACTTTAGGTAGATGTGATAGGTTTTTGTTCTTAACTCTTCTGAAATGTCATTCCCTGTGTATGTCATAAGAAATAGGAATGGAATTCGTTCTGTTTAAcgaaaagaaaaatatttatatctggttctttttaataaaaagacaaGCCAGTTGATTGTAAAAGATCACATGTGGTCTTACAGCTTACTGCAGTTGAAAATGAGCCATCTTCAagagattaatttatttttaaccgCAAAGCCtcctttcagtatttgtttACAGGCAGAATGCTTGTTCTTAATTCTCACATTCCTTTCATTGTCTaatccttcttccttcctttccttagTAAAACACAAAAGTGCATTATAGTCTGGAAGAATCCTGTGGCCTCTTCATGGTGCAAAACTAACTTTGATTATTAGTGAGTTCATGGTGTCATAATTATTTAGTGGCAATAACTTTAATCTTTCTGCTGCTAGCCATCATGTTTCATGACTTTTAGACAAGCCGTTTTTTGCTCTTCCCTCCAATGTTGTACTGGAAGATCACATTTTCTAACAGGGTCCCGTGCTGTACACAAAGCTCATTCTCTAGCTGCAGCCTTTCCTCCCCTCTTGACATGCACCTGCTGTATGAATTATGAGTGCATGTCCACGCTTCCTCATGGAAGAAGTCTCGAGCACAgagcctgctggcagctgggggttatgcatgcagcagagcacttgaaaaacaagaagaaaagcaaagagagggACAAAGCCTTTGTGCACCCTCGATGGGATGGTTAAGGAGTGCACGCTCTGCACTGCATTCTTCTCCTGCTGGTGTAGGCAGCCGCAGCCCGGCTGATCACAAAGCTGCCTTTGTGGAGCCGGAGGGGGAGACCGCCATGGGGAATGAATGCCACAGTCTTTGTGGGGAGTTTCAGCCTCCCACAACACAGCTTTCTTATGTTTTCAATTCTTTTGATTTGGAAATCGTTGATGATAAAAAGTAAAGGCACTTGCATGCCCCGGGTTCTTTTCTCACCTTTTCTATTTGGTGATACTTTCTCTGCAAGAAGGCTTAGAAGAGCTGTTCTCAGTTAGCTGATGGCATATACCTCATCAGAGTCATATGTCATCAGAACACTAGCAGtcaaacaagtaaaaaaaaaaaaaagtgcaatgcAAAGATAGCTGTTATGAAATCACCACAGATATCAAAACTCAAAAAGTTTTAGCAGTCAGAAATGCCGACTCTATGGCAGCCAACTAACCCCTAAAAGAGCCGTGACAAGGTGCCAGGGCTGGGGAAGGCATCAGGTGCCACTGCCGCCATGAGCACAGCCACAGGCTGTGACCCAGGGCATGGTACTGGTGGCCTGGCTATGGCCAAGGGTGAGTGCAGGGCTCCtcccagagcagggctgcagccagagcagcagcactttccTGCTTCACTTGCATCACAGGAAAGGCAAAAATAAGCTGCTGCTAAGGTGTGAGCCATTTCTGGGCCTTCCAGAAATGCCTGTGTATTTTGTTTCCGCAGTCTGTTTCTGCAACAAGGACATTTACTCTAGATTGTTTTTATGATGAGTATCTGTTTCAGCTTGTGTTGGTCTTGCTCAATCAATTCTGATTTGCATTTCTATAATATAAACAgaatgaacatttaaaaaaaaaaaaaagaggaggtgGAAGATGGTATTTATCCAGCGTTaaacttgctttctgcagctatGCTTTCTTAACATGAAAAGTAGACTACTGCCAACTTCATGCTGTTAGGGTTTAATTGTGTATATGATGCTTATGTTTGCTAATATGTGGCCACTAAGCGCTATTAGCAGCTACTGAACATTCATATGTAATGTGAGATTCTTTATTTGTACATTAAGAATTGTAAGTAActtataggggaaaaaaataaatgcagaatatgtttttatttttcctaggTTCTTTTCAATGTATCAGTCACAATGAAAGGATGTGATACAACTGGGGGAAGAAAATATGCAATACTTAAGCCTATTGGTTTCAATGAAACCACCATTATTAATGTACAGAAAAGCTGTGCCTGTCAGAATGGAGACAACGCAAAGCCCAAGAGAGTGTGGACTGATGAAACCTTTCCTGATGTCAAACAGCCCCATTGCAGTGACAGCAGTTGCAGCTACAGCAGAGAGATGTTTCCTTCTGAAGAGTGCAGGCAGCACAAGGACCAGCCCATCTGCAGTGGCCAAGGAGATTGCATAGAGGGAAAATGTTTCTGCTACAAGAACAAGCTAGGCAGGGTGTATGGCAAATACTGTCAAATGGATGATTTTTCTTGCCCATATCACCAGGGAAACTTATGTTCTGGTAAGCTGCAGAATTTAGgcctgtgctttgctttttttccttgtgttttgttttctgaaacttAGATACATTATGCAGCTGACAACAATGATGTAAGGCTGTCAAGTATAAGAATTGCGTGTGCAGAATTAGGAAATATAAATGAGATACTGAGAGAATAAAAGGAGCCATAATGTCTACATGTAGTTCTGATTTTCTAACACCCTAAATCAGTCTTGCCAGACATACAGTGATGCTTGGTTTCTAATCCTTATGTATATACAAACACTTTTTGGAACACTTGCTTCAAGTAGAGGACAGTGAGCAAAACATGACAAGGGAGAGTAGATGGAaatcctctttttcctcttttttttttttttttttttttcagcctactttatgttttttaagaaatcatacaaatgaaaattgTATATGAACTAAGTGAAAAAGCATGTATCTTTAAGTTAATGTTGTTaaggaaaataagttttaatCAGTATCATTATCTgtactgaaatatattttttaccCTCAGAAGTTatatttcaagtatttaaaaTCTGTACTGCTGTTCTGCATCCTTTCATTTCACTCTGTACTGAGTGAGACATTGACTGATGTGTTGCCAGGCCACTCTTAATGATGattgaaaagtcatggcagtcaggtgaagtccttGGTGACTGGTAAAAAGGTGATGTCACACCCATTTTCAACAAGGTTAGAAAGGAAAATCCAGGAAATTACCAGTCTGTCAGCCTCACTTCTGTGTTGGGGAAGaccatggagcagatccttctgAAAGCTATGCTACAGCACATGGAGAGCAGGGAGGCAATATGGAACAAGTAGCATGGCTCCACCAAGTCCTGTTTGACCAGCATAGTGGTCTTCTATGATGGTGAACAAGGAAAAggccactgatgtcatctatctgaacttcagtaaggcttttgacAAAGTCCCTTATAACgtccttctctccaaattgaaAACATATGGATTTAACATGTGGGCTGTTCAATGGAAAAAGAATTCCCAGTTACTCCCCAGAGCGTGGTGTCAAAGACTCAATGTCCAAATGGAGATCAGTGGCAAGTTGTGTACCTCAGGTGTCAGTGCTGGTACagatgctctttaatatcttcatcagtgataaTGACTGTGTGATAAGTGCATTCCCAATGAGTTTGCATGAACCATGCTGTGTGGTGTAGTCAAGATGCCCGAGAGATAAGATatcatccagagagacctagacaagctcgagcagtgggcccaggtgaacctcatgaggtttgACAAAGCCAAGTCTTGTACCTGGATCTCAGCAGCCCCCACTACAGATGCAAGCTAGAGGATGCAAAGATaaagcacagccctgtggaaaAGGATTTAGGGacactggtggatggcagctggacacAAGCCAACAATTTGCcctcgcagcccagaaagccagctgtatcctgggctgcatcaagggaagcatggtcagcaggtcaagggaggtgatcctgcctctctgctctgagctcacCTGGAGTAATGCGTGTgcagtcctcagtacaggacaGACATGAACCtttggagcatgtccagaggagggccacaaaaatgatccaaggaatggaacacctcccctgtgagaACAAGATGAGAGATGTggggctgttcaacctggagtAGAAAAAgctccaaggtgacctgatagtggcctttctGTATCAAAAGGGGGGTATAAGAAAGAAGATGACAGACTTTTACCAGGATCTCTTGTGacaagacaaggagaaatggtttcaactgaaagaagatttaaactagatatatgaaaaaatgttttctaaaataagagtggtgaggcaggTCGCCCAAAGAGATGGTGGAAGACATGcccctggagatattcaataTCAGGCTGGAGGGATCTCTGAGTAACCTGGTCAAGCCGTAGATGTCTTTGTTAATTGCAGaagattggactagatgaccttcaagaGTCACTTGTAATTCAAAAAATCCTATGATCTTATGATTCATTCCAATACTAAGAATTGTGGTTCATGTTCTCAATCTTCTTCTGTAACCACAGCAAAGTCTGggaattcagtttttcttaacCTAAGCAGAACTTTCAAATTTGCAAGTTCCCAAAGTCTGAGATGCAGTGGGAGAGAAAACAGGGAGATGTTTGTCAAAGACATGTTGGAGATTCTCATATTGATGGAGTCTCCTGCCCAACCAACATGCGACCATGGCTGTATGTGTGCCCCTTAGTGGGATATTTTACAGCACAGAGCCCGGGCAGAAAAAGGGGCAGCCTATACTTTGGTcacactgcctgcctcccccaACCCTCAGGGGATTCCATGTAGTTACATGGGATTGTCTCTCTGCATCTGCTCTGAAGGTCCCTCTGAAGGAGCACAAGAAAGACCACTGCAGTGCATGTGAAGCCTATGTACTGCTGAGGGCATGGCTGAGGAAGTCTCATAAGATTTGCTATAGCTGCAAGCTATAGCTGCAAGGTGCTCTCTGTTTTTATACTTCCTAAAGGTGTTTTCCTATGCTTTAAAACTATGGCTAATCATTACCAGGTTGATGTACTAGGTGTACATCAATTGTACACCTGCCTAAATGTACTGCATTGTGAAAAACGTCTGGATTTTGCCCTAAAGCTCCCTCTGATTTGCCTGGAAGATTATAAAGGCCACCAGAGGTTCTCTGTACCCTTTGAGTACTTGAAGCATACATTTTAAGCTCATATTACACAACTCACTGTTCATAAACATAGCGTATTTATCTCACCTGTTCAGTCATCTGTCCCTTTAAAAGGCTTATAAACACTGTTGTAACGCgtgcttctgaaaagaaaatgagaagaactGGCTTGAACACATGAACTCAGTACTCCTTCCTCTCAGAATTTTGCAATTTATTTGAGCTGAATGCTTAACTGCTACAGAGAAGTTTGTTTAGTTTGCTTGATTTTCCTGAAAGTTGTGTAATTTTTaatctctgctgctttgatcCAAAGCAACAAGGAAAATTGTGGTAAAACATTTTAGGACACAATCAAGGTAGCAGCTTTTGCTCAAAGTAGCGACAAAGAGCAGCAATAAATATGTATCATGGTGATAATTTCAGCCTAATCGTTAACTTAAAAAGCTTATCAGCAGGCCAAGGACTACATTAGCTGTTTGATAAAGGTACCTGCAAtacaaatatatgcatataaaaattgactttctgtgttttataaaaGCATTTGACTCAAGGTTATCTGATGTTTTAGGTAATGGTGAATGTGAAGCTGGTAAATGTAAATGCTTTGCTGATTGGGAAGGTGACCGTTGCCAGTGTTCATTACAATCAGCAAAGCAGTGCCTGAATTCAAAGGGCCAGATTTGCAGTGGAAGAGGAAATTGTGTATGTGGAAAATGTGAGTGCACTGACCCAAGAAGCTTTGGCCGTTTGTGTGAATACTGCCCTGCTTGTAACAAAGCCTGTGAAGAAAACTGGTAGGTTTTCCTTGTGCTACACTTCATGTTTAACTCTGTAGTGTTGAAGcaaggagaaatatttcttcttggcTATGTGTACTATGTGCTGTTTTCCTTAGATGTTTAGATTATAGGAAACTTGAAACATTTCCTACTCAAGGCTTCCTATCGTGTAGTTGGGTTTTCATGCTAACAAAACAGCTGAATGTCTACATCTATGTTCACCAATGTTTCTGCTTTGGGAAATCATAGGTGATATGTGGTGTGAGTATAGTTTTTTCATATGTACTAAAGTAAGGAAGACTAAGAATGAACATGAGGCTGACAGTGGAAGAGATGGTGCAAGACCCCAAAGGAACACATCTGAGAATGCAAAGCAGGGGCCAGATGAAGGGGGCTTGAAACCAAACAGATGTTTTACTTACTAATTCTGAGTGGTCAGCCTTCAGAAGTGTCACAGGGATAAAATGCTGAGGAAGGCATcgcatttcagaaaaaaaataaatgtcgCAATGTTTTTACTAACAACAGGAAAACATAATACGTCAGCTTGTTGATAGAATCTCTGTAAGAAGAGTGCAGAGAAAGACATAatgttttaattacatttctcttACAGGAATTGTGTTCAGTGCCATCATTCTAACAATGCATCTCAAGCTAAACTTGACCAGTGTAAAACCTCATGTGCTTACCTATTGCATTACGTTGACCAAACTTCAGGTATGTGATATTTTCTGCATAATTTTGGTGAGAGTTCAAAATCTGTCCATATTGATGTTTGAAATGGTCACTGTTACAATGTATTTCAAAAGTGTGTCAGTATTATTACAGTaagaaagagggaaagcagaaaaaaaaaattccttcttgcTTCAGGGAAAGTAAAAGATAAATAGTAACAGGAAATGTTATTGGCAAGCATTGCTAAATAGATTTCCCATTTCCTTGAGAAGTCACATCTAATAATAATGAATCCTGCCTGAGCCATgcttaaagaaatatttataaaagtCCATTATGACATTTGCATGTTATATTACATTGGATATGTTTACATTATTTGACATTACCAGAAATGAAGAAGGATGAAATAGAATGCTTACTTCACTGTCAGTAATGTTTAAATCTCCTTGCAAGTACAAAAATGTTGTAGTTTTGAGGACCttggaagaataaaaatgcttttttataaAATATCATTGAGCTTAATTAGTCCACACTGCATCAAAAATGGAAGTAGATAGTTACCTTATGTAACATCATATTTTTGTATGtcattttctcttgaaaatttTTATGAATGGAAAAACTAGTTGAGAATACTTTTCTCGTGACctttttaattagaagaaaGTCTACTCTGTGAGAGCATTGGCCAGTGAGGGCAATACTGCACAAGGAATCAAGAAactatgttttctttcatatttcGCCTGTGATCTGTACTGTGAACCTCATGAAAATTAAACTGTTCTGGCCCTGAACATCTCTAACAATTCACCTTCTCAATTTCAGCTATAAACTCACTGGTTTGCAGTGTGGCTAGCACAGCAAAGCCTTAGTCCTACTTCTGTAGATTAAAAGGATGATATTTGAACATTTTTCTATGCTTGCTCTTAATCAGAGTTCATGATGttctttgctttaaaagttTGTGTATGGTAACATGAGCAATTTTCCCTTATTGTTTTATGTGTTACATTTATGCTCCTATAAAGTGCAGAGGTAAATGTAAATGTGCTTTAGTGATGTGCTTATTCTGTACATTAGGCTTTAtgcttgtgttttcctttcattgcaGAATGTTTCTCTGGACGAAGCTACTTTAGAGTGTTTTCCATAATCTTTATAGTTACGTTTCTGATTGGGTTGCTTGTTGTACTTATCATCAGGCAGATAATTCTGCAGGGAAATAGCAATAAAGTTAAATCTTCAGCTGATTACAGAGTCTCTGCGACAAAGAAGGTAATTGATTTCAGAGCCATCGTGttcagtaatttatttcttgCACATAAAAGTTAGCTAATTGTTGATAAAAATTGTATCTTCTCCTTCAAGGAAAAGATGTTTTTGCCTACTGTTTGTACAAGAACAGTAACATACAGACGTGACAAACCAGAGGAAATAAATATCGACATCAGCAAGTTGCGGTTAAATGAAACTTTCAAGTGTGAATTCTGAAGACAGTGTGTTTTCTGCAAATGTCTATTTCCATCATTCTCTACTTTTTAGAAGTTACCACTCTGTCAGAATCTCGACTGTTGCTGTTTGTCATGCATTTTGTTGGATACTGTAACAACGTGACATGTAAGCATATTCACATAAGGTGACTATGTCTGAAACTATAgctgctggtttttttgttttggtttttttttttttgaaagaaaatgtgcgTTACTACTGTTCAGGAACATTAGTGTTGATGTAGCACTTTAATGTATTCTAATTTATTTAGTTCTGGCATAGAATGTAGATACAAACAGATCTGACAAAGCACTGATCTCACTCTACTTGTAGTTAGTACTGATGTGCTGTGTGGGAATGAACAAAAACTGTGACTGAAATATTAACATTGCTGTATATTATAGCAATAGATGAAACTTTTCAAATGCTCTTAAATAGAGCAAATGGTACTTTTATAGTTCTCTCAGTTGACTAAATTCCACTGATTTGTCTGCTTTAGCCTCTTAGCTTTT belongs to Lagopus muta isolate bLagMut1 chromosome 7, bLagMut1 primary, whole genome shotgun sequence and includes:
- the ITGB8 gene encoding integrin beta-8 isoform X1; translation: MMWVPLLACLTAGIVSVPKCQRGPGALLGAVRLLAAVPGLCQRPENRCATSNAVTCTKCLALGPECGWCAQEDFMADSTQKGRCDTVFNLLKRGCQSDFVESPTVHVTIPSDQETNTQVTPGRVSVQLRPGSEASFILKVHPLEKYPVDLYYLVDVSASMHNNIEKLNSVGFALSKKMENISLDFRLGFGSYVDKTVSPYISIHPGRIHNQCSDYNLDCMPPHGYIHVLSLTDNIAEFRNAVNKQKISGNIDTPEGGFDAMLQAAVCQSHIGWRKEAKRLLLVMTDQTSHLALDSKLAGIVIPHDGNCHLKDNVYVKATSMEHPSLGQLSEKLIDNNINVIFAVQGSQFHWYKDLLPLLPGTVARQIESQAANLNDLVVEAYQKLISEVKIQVDNQIQDLNFNITAICPDGSKKTGMEGCKNVGYNEEVLFNVSVTMKGCDTTGGRKYAILKPIGFNETTIINVQKSCACQNGDNAKPKRVWTDETFPDVKQPHCSDSSCSYSREMFPSEECRQHKDQPICSGQGDCIEGKCFCYKNKLGRVYGKYCQMDDFSCPYHQGNLCSGNGECEAGKCKCFADWEGDRCQCSLQSAKQCLNSKGQICSGRGNCVCGKCECTDPRSFGRLCEYCPACNKACEENWNCVQCHHSNNASQAKLDQCKTSCAYLLHYVDQTSECFSGRSYFRVFSIIFIVTFLIGLLVVLIIRQIILQGNSNKVKSSADYRVSATKKIPLTRKRLAAQALQRGMKPKLQPLKPEEERDPSFSHFFDTSHVYNKEKNFGNTLLLPWA
- the ITGB8 gene encoding integrin beta-8 isoform X2, translated to MMWVPLLACLTAGIVSVPKCQRGPGALLGAVRLLAAVPGLCQRPENRCATSNAVTCTKCLALGPECGWCAQEDFMADSTQKGRCDTVFNLLKRGCQSDFVESPTVHVTIPSDQETNTQVTPGRVSVQLRPGSEASFILKVHPLEKYPVDLYYLVDVSASMHNNIEKLNSVGFALSKKMENISLDFRLGFGSYVDKTVSPYISIHPGRIHNQCSDYNLDCMPPHGYIHVLSLTDNIAEFRNAVNKQKISGNIDTPEGGFDAMLQAAVCQSHIGWRKEAKRLLLVMTDQTSHLALDSKLAGIVIPHDGNCHLKDNVYVKATSMEHPSLGQLSEKLIDNNINVIFAVQGSQFHWYKDLLPLLPGTVARQIESQAANLNDLVVEAYQKLISEVKIQVDNQIQDLNFNITAICPDGSKKTGMEGCKNVGYNEEVLFNVSVTMKGCDTTGGRKYAILKPIGFNETTIINVQKSCACQNGDNAKPKRVWTDETFPDVKQPHCSDSSCSYSREMFPSEECRQHKDQPICSGQGDCIEGKCFCYKNKLGRVYGKYCQMDDFSCPYHQGNLCSGNGECEAGKCKCFADWEGDRCQCSLQSAKQCLNSKGQICSGRGNCVCGKCECTDPRSFGRLCEYCPACNKACEENWNCVQCHHSNNASQAKLDQCKTSCAYLLHYVDQTSECFSGRSYFRVFSIIFIVTFLIGLLVVLIIRQIILQGNSNKVKSSADYRVSATKKEKMFLPTVCTRTVTYRRDKPEEINIDISKLRLNETFKCEF